The DNA segment aacggaacttGTAACAGTgaaacgaccaccaccatcaccactcaccttctcttcccttgacCCTCCACCACACAGGTCACCACGAACACCACACACTTCATGGTAGTGCGTCACCCTCTGCAGCGCCTTCTGTCTTGCTACCTCGACAAGTTCCAGTACGCATCCAAAGAGTACTACTATCACTTATACGGAGAGAAGATCATTCAGAGGTACAGGGACTCACTCATCGGTCTCTCAGGTCACCAGGTAAAGAAAATGTGTTGTTTTTTAATCCTCCTATTGCTATTTCATACATCTTTTCTTAAGCATTAACTACTTAAacatttttccttgttcttcagCCATATTCAagctagaaactgcaaaatctaggaatctaatatttttttttcttgtagacgCCAATAGAGGTTTTACTCGTTGTTTTTAGTGTTGagaattgttattttatttcttcttctttatcttcatcttcttcttcaccacctccatctcctcctctcgctGTTATACTCGTCTTTAGGTAACAAACACAGAGGCAAACAGCACACATGTACAAGTAGGTAGAATGTAATAGAATGTTAATGTAatattgtgtatgtgtgctgTGTGATGAATGTACGGGTGTATAGTGAAGACAGAATGAGATATGCAGGAGTTTGTGTTTGAAGGAGCAGAGCAGAGTGTGGggtgtgagagaaaatgggatgtgagagaaaacgggatgtgagagaaaacgtgtatttgtgCATGTATAGCAAGTGTGTGTTAAAGGCGTATTTGTGTATAGCTCCAAGCAGTATAGAAAATGTAAGTTTGCGCGGAGagataaagtaaagagagaataaaaaattaattcTTTATTGTCGAGTCTACAAAACTAATTAACGTGTTTTAGTACAAATAATAAGTGTTTAAAGAGTTGCAGGGGATTGTAGGAAGAGAATGCGTAgttgtgaaagggttaaggggttagattaggttatgtagGATTGAATTCGGTTTAAAAGGGTTATATAAGACAACAGCTGTGTAAGGACAAGGATTTATTAGTGTTTGAGGGGTTAGGACAGAATTGATAGAGTTTTAAAGGGTTAGGTTTTGTAGGATTGGATTCCGTTTAAAAGAGTTGGGGACAGGTTTGGAGAGGGTTTTAAGgagttagataaataaataagatcaaTAATGGAAGtgagtaatgaaataaaatcaacCATAAAACTACCCTAACtgactaaatgaataaaatctaaaagtaaataaataaccagtAATGAAACTACCTAACTAAATATACAAATCAATAAAATCAGCAGGTAAGTAAATGAAATCAATATTCCAACGACCCTTTTAACAATCCCCCTTCGTCGTCGCCTCCCTCAGATACAAGCTTACAAGAAGGAGGTGCGCTTGGGAAATACATTCAATTCACCGTACGAGtataaacatcaacaaaaataacaaaaactcaTCTCAATTCCCTTTAAAtaacttccttcccttcgtcacCGCCTTCTTCAGGTACAAATTTACAAGGAGGAGGTGCGCGCGGCGATGAGAAGAGCCGAGAACGAGGAGAATGGCGGTGATCTTGTCTCCCTCCCCGGTAACCCCTTCGCCACCCCACTTGGCCCTACCTTCCCTGAGTTTGTGGATCACGTGGCACAGACGAGCTATGATGACGAACACTGGAGGAGCTACGCCTCTCACTGCGTCCCCTGCACCCTCTCCTACGAGTTTGTGTTGAGGTGAGAGcgaaggagaggcagggaggggagggcaaGAGATGGGGTTtattgaggagaaagaaagagtgtgtgtgtgtgtgtgtgtgtgtgtgttcgaagcTTCAGTTATAAAATTCAACTactaatgcattttttttttcttcttcctccattcacttccaccttttttcttctttaccttcctccaaTTCCACCTCctaccaccatcaacacttttcctccacctcctcctcctccttatccttccctaccaccaccatcaccacatcctcTTCCACTCACACCCGCCTCCTTCTCCACGCAGGTTCGAATCTCTGACTGAGGAAAACAAATGGTTCCTCGAGTACCTGAACCGCAGCGGGGAGGTAGCGCCGCGATGGGACAATCCGAACCCTAGCGGGGACACGACGAAGCTCTCCTGTGAATACTACAACCAGCTCACCCTGAAGCAGATTGACGCCCTTATTGCCAAGTACAAGAAGGATCTATTGCTTTATGAATACGATGCGAAGGGTCATAGAAAATGTGCCAAAGATTATATAGAGGAAAATGAGGTTAGATCAGTCATCCCGTTAGTAAATGATGATAGAGAACTGAATGAAAATGGTGTTAGGTTAGATGATTTGAATGCTAACACGAAgcagaatgaaaatgaagatgtaTTAGATGTTTGGGGTGTCTCTGCTAGTAATGCTGCCAGTGAGACACATAAGGCAAGTGAATATATCAAATTGTTAACTTAAATGAGGTTAATTAGGTTATATGCACTAAATAGTAaagtatgtttatttttttactctcaggaagctgtaagaagagtttcgtgttttttttttatttcgtttttttttttttttttaggcttgtATCCATTTTACTGTGCCTTATTTACGTTCtttataacctttttttttttataatttttactctATCATTAATATTTCCTACAACTCCTTACTATCATCTCTACTATTTTTCATTATCCCTTTTATTCtactattttatctttattgctGTTCTTCCTTGTCATTGTAATCAAAACTAAACGaaaggtaaattttttttttatcttaaactTACTAAattattacatttctttttgtctttgtgGTTGTAGTTGTGATGCGTGTGTAGTTTTTAAGAATGTACGTGCCTTAATTAAATATTGGGTCTTATTGGGTTATTTAAGGGGTTTAACATGGGAAAAgggattgttttatttatttatttacatttttttaagtATTGCGGCATCTGTTTTGTTAATTTAGGGGTTTTTTTGGAGAATTTACGTGCCTTAATTaaatgttttcctgtttttcagTGGGGTCTTTAATGGGGAAggattgttaatatttttttttttaagtattaagccgtgttttgttactttgggtgttttttggcagtttttgttaatgtttggatagtttaatttttattctttgttatcAATAGGGAAAACGTACCAGGATTATTAAAATTACCTACTAATTTTAAGGCTgggtaaaatctctctctctctctctctctctctctctctctctctctctctctctctctctctctctctctctctctctctctctctctctctctctctctcatgttttatATAATGGTAAGAATCGGCTGTGaagttactaacctaacctaaacctaacctacaaatgaaaatgttaaagttatttcaacattataaaaaaaaataataaaaaaaaacgaaatataaaaagaaaaatatgtgaaCACTTGTCTAAGCATCTCATCaacgtggcctttgaaaataaaatgTGAGTAAAAGTGTTTTAAGACTACAGAATAAAAAGTTGGCTATTCTGAAAATACCAATGGACTGAAATGAACGGTTCTGAAAATCGACATCTGAAAATATTGATGCACTGAAGCTGACAGTGTTTGAAATTTGAACTTAACGCTTTCACTGCTATAATTATCGTACATCGACACTCAAAGCACAGTAAAGAAAAACTATATTTGCATGGGTACAGAAAAGACGGAATAGATAGTAGCTAACACCCCCTTTTTCTAACCTACACTATTATATATTTAAGCTGTCGTGGGGAAGTGAAAAATGTAGACGATTGGGAAAATATTGAGTACCAGTGGAAAGGTTAACTAAAGATCATGCTGGTCTTTCTATAAAATATTTCTCTCGTGCTGTAGGGAAATTATGCACCAAAACATGACGTGAGTAAAGACATTCCTTGGTAGCTGCAGTGCGTGTGTTGGGAAGGCGAAGATAagggtca comes from the Scylla paramamosain isolate STU-SP2022 chromosome 45, ASM3559412v1, whole genome shotgun sequence genome and includes:
- the LOC135094406 gene encoding carbohydrate sulfotransferase 9-like is translated as MRKLTKLRPKLLLALVVLAVLVTLLGPYSYTPRLLDAHTSSPPPAIHVSLDTEGDTEGGSKNETRQVSLAETRAEETVEGMQILQEPLPVSQESYIQNPPPKDWVEVKKTKPKVKPMGRAAGRAKAMSSGQKDAAAALKVLGFLPKDLQNRAQTFPEDSPLRQFLAEQERRVSHVAATCRSFQPSLADIVAGSRGPPAGLLSIKHLIYDRVNQLTFCPVYKAASTSWTITMLQLAGLWNAKTKAIPIQKLVHMFYPKMTGLAAATVTTNTTHFMVVRHPLQRLLSCYLDKFQYASKEYYYHLYGEKIIQRYRDSLIGLSGHQVQIYKEEVRAAMRRAENEENGGDLVSLPGNPFATPLGPTFPEFVDHVAQTSYDDEHWRSYASHCVPCTLSYEFVLRFESLTEENKWFLEYLNRSGEVAPRWDNPNPSGDTTKLSCEYYNQLTLKQIDALIAKYKKDLLLYEYDAKGHRKCAKDYIEENEVRSVIPLVNDDRELNENGVRLDDLNANTKQNENEDVLDVWGVSASNAASETHKASEYIKLLT